One window from the genome of Cryptomeria japonica chromosome 6, Sugi_1.0, whole genome shotgun sequence encodes:
- the LOC131069935 gene encoding ethylene-responsive transcription factor 1A-like → MGTPADDEKRMLNTIGKFLLGGEYMTDAPSSAAAEEQQSSEESGASLASEGTQSKNKEGEKHYRGVRFVKARRKYAAEIRNPEKKGSRLWLGSYDTAEEAAAAYDRKAFELRGSRAILNFPLNVESGQYVDLFSQSSSSHTPSNIPKKRKTKGKDEAQSSRELGSD, encoded by the coding sequence ATGGGCACGCCAGCAGATGACGAAAAAAGAATGTTGAATACAATTGGTAAGTTTTTGCTGGGGGGAGAATACATGACAGATGCCCCTTCCTCTGCCGCTGCCGAGGAACAACAATCTTCTGAAGAAAGTGGGGCGAGCTTGGCTTCAGAGGGAActcaaagtaaaaataaagaggGAGAAAAACATTACAGGGGAGTAAGGTTTGTTAAGGCTCGCCGTAAATATGCTGCAGAGATTCGAAACCCAGAGAAAAAGGGTTCCAGACTTTGGCTTGGCAGCTATGACACAGCGGAAGAAGCAGCCGCAGCATATGACCGTAAGGCTTTTGAACTGCGAGGTTCGAGAGCTATCTTGAATTTCCCTCTCAACGTTGAGTCCGGACAGTATGTGGACCTGTTTTCTCAATCCTCCTCTTCACACACTCCATCTAACATACCCaagaaaaggaagacaaaaggGAAAGATGAAGCTCAATCTTCCCGAGAATTAGGTTCAGATTAA